AAAGTCTTCGCTCTTATCCGAAACCATATATACAAACGGTCCGTTGTCCTGAAGGAAACGTCCTCTTTTTGCTGCAAAATCTTTCATCTCTTTCGTTGGCACATCTGAAACATAGAATTGTTTTACTTCTTTGATTCCGATATCCACATAATCGGTCAAATAAAACCATCCTTTCCAGAACCAATCCAGGTCTACTGCCGAGGCATCTTCCATGGTTCTGAAGAAATCTTCCGGCGTTGGATGTTTGAATTTCCAGCGGTTGGCATACGTTCTGAAAGCATGGTCAAACAATTCTCTTCCCATAATCGTTTCCCGCAGTATGTTTAAGCCTGTAGCCGGTTTGGCATAGGCGTTAGCGCCAAACTGATGGATCGTTTCCGAGTTAGACATAATCGGCTCCAGGAACTTCTGGTCGCCGCTCATATACGGTACGATCTTCGCTGCCGGACCTCTGCTCGAAGGGAAATTTTTATCCCAGCTTTGTTCTGTTAAATATTCCAGGAAGGTATTTAACCCTTCGTCCATCCAGGTCCATTGCCGCTCATCGGAATTGACGATCATCGGAAAGAAATTGTGTCCTACTTCATGGATAATAACACCCATCATACCATATTTGATACGCTCACTCACATAACCTTTTTCATCCGGACGTCCGTAGTTCCAGCAAATCATCGGATATTCCATTCCCTGGTCTTCTGCCGAGATAGACACGGCTTTCGGATACGGATAATCGAAAGTATAGCTGGAATAGCTTTTTAGCGTATGGGCTACCACTCTGGTCGAATATTGTTCCCACAACGGATTGGATTCCGGCGGATATAAGGAAATTGCCATTACATTTTTTCCGCCTATTTTAACGGCCATCGCATCATAGATAAACTTTCTCGAAGTCGAAAAAGCAAAATCCCTTACGTTCGTCGCTTTAAATTTCCAGGTTTTCTTTTTATCGGAAAAGGTTTTGGAACGCTGTTCAGCCTCCGACTGGGTGACCACTACAACCGGATTGTCATACGATTTCTCCGCCAGTTCATACCTGCGCAACTGTTCTGCCGTTAAAACCTCTTTTCTGTTCATCAGATCACCGGTTCCTTCCATGACATGATCGGCCGGTACTGTAATATTCACTTCAAAATTCCCGAAAGGCAATGCAAATTCCCCTTCTCCCCAAAACTGCATGTTCTGCCATCCTTCCACATCGTTATAAACCGCCATTCTCGGGTAAAACTGTGCAATTACATACAGATTATTCCCGTCTTTTTCGAAATGTTCATATCCGGAACGACCACCGTCAACGCGGTAGTTATTAATGTTGTACCACCATTTGATGGAAAATGAGATCTTTTCTCCCTTATTAAGAGGCTTGTCCAGATCAATACGCATCATCGTCTGGTTGATGATGTATTTCATCGGATTTCCTTTGGCATCCTTAACAAACTCGATGTTATGACCACCCTGGAAAGGCTCCTGTAAAAAATTCTTGGCAAAACCGTCAGGAGTCAGCGCACCGTTCATTCGCTGATCGGCCACTAACGGGGATTTGGAATCCGGTTTCTTTTCGTTCTGATCCAATTGCACCCATAAATACGTTAACGGATCGGGAGAATTGTTATAATACGTGATGGTTTCTTCACCGCTTAGCCTGGTATTCTTATCATCCAGCTCAATGTTCATTTTATAATCTGCCTGCTGCTGGTAGTAAGCCGGTCCGGGTGCACCGGAAGCCGTTCGGAACATATTAGGGGTTGCCATTTGTGTGTACATCTGACTGAACTTATTCGTGTCATAATGCCCCGGCTCCCGTTTCTTGTCTGTATTTTTTGTTTCCTGAGCAATAGTAATTAACGGAATTGCTAATGCCAATATTGAAAAAATAGAGGTCGATTTTTTCATAATCTGAATCACTTTATTAAGTTCTAATATTCGATAAGTTCTTTTGGTTTACTATTAGTAAGCAAAAGACTCTTTTTGTTACTGTTAACACTGGTATGAATTATATTTTGCTGGTCCGGAAAAATTTCCGTCAGCACTGTATTGTAAACTTCCAGGGTGTTTATTTTTTCAGATACCGGCACCGTAAGGTAACAGATCTCCACATCGTCTTCTGTTTCTCTTCCTAAAAACCGGATTGTTTTTTCGGTATTGTTGATTTTGATGCGCACCTTTTCAGCCAGGTATTTTTTTAGTAATTCTTCTGTTTCCGGGGCTTCTTTAGGCGTTGCCAGGTAAATTTTCTTTTTACTTTTTTTCTCCAGCGCTTTCTCTAAATCATCTGTAAAAATCCTTGCCGTAATCTGCATGGTCTTTTTCTCCGGGACATAATTCATCTGGAAAATAGAAACATAGAATTTATGCAGGCTCATAGCGCTGAGTCCTGTAAAAAGTACTATCAAAAGTCCGTATCGCAGCATTTTTATCATGCTTCAAAGATAGAATTAATTCTTTTTCTGCAACAAACGATACTCATTACTCTTACTGATTAAAAAGTCGATAAGTTCAAACTCTTTCTGAGGGGCTAAAAGCGCCCTGTTCGCGTCGCCTGCATCACAGTAGGTCAGGAATGGCCCGATCTGCTCTTTTTTAAGTTTCAGGACATTGGTAAAAAAACTATCAGACAGCTTTTCCCTGACGGCATCCGCAAAAATCTTATCGGTAATAAACTGTGTTTCTTTTTTGCCTTCTTTCCGGGTACTTTTAAACAGTTTACCTATTAAAGCACCCACTTTTATAAAGTCGACTCCCGTTAGCGGGCTCAGGTGTGTAATTAACGGAGCTTCTGCCGGCTTGGAAAGATAATCGGGTTTAAAGTCGGTATCAAAC
This region of Flavobacterium inviolabile genomic DNA includes:
- a CDS encoding M1 family metallopeptidase; amino-acid sequence: MKKSTSIFSILALAIPLITIAQETKNTDKKREPGHYDTNKFSQMYTQMATPNMFRTASGAPGPAYYQQQADYKMNIELDDKNTRLSGEETITYYNNSPDPLTYLWVQLDQNEKKPDSKSPLVADQRMNGALTPDGFAKNFLQEPFQGGHNIEFVKDAKGNPMKYIINQTMMRIDLDKPLNKGEKISFSIKWWYNINNYRVDGGRSGYEHFEKDGNNLYVIAQFYPRMAVYNDVEGWQNMQFWGEGEFALPFGNFEVNITVPADHVMEGTGDLMNRKEVLTAEQLRRYELAEKSYDNPVVVVTQSEAEQRSKTFSDKKKTWKFKATNVRDFAFSTSRKFIYDAMAVKIGGKNVMAISLYPPESNPLWEQYSTRVVAHTLKSYSSYTFDYPYPKAVSISAEDQGMEYPMICWNYGRPDEKGYVSERIKYGMMGVIIHEVGHNFFPMIVNSDERQWTWMDEGLNTFLEYLTEQSWDKNFPSSRGPAAKIVPYMSGDQKFLEPIMSNSETIHQFGANAYAKPATGLNILRETIMGRELFDHAFRTYANRWKFKHPTPEDFFRTMEDASAVDLDWFWKGWFYLTDYVDIGIKEVKQFYVSDVPTKEMKDFAAKRGRFLQDNGPFVYMVSDKSEDFKADMKKPFAIQDVKPLSDYVDGLSADERKALKAPKYFYEVEFDKPGGMMMPIIVELQFEDGSKELHHFPVQIWRKGNQTAKRVFATGKPVKKIQLDPKLETADIDVSNNVWPKEEVKSKFDEFEKK
- a CDS encoding DUF6702 family protein — translated: MIKMLRYGLLIVLFTGLSAMSLHKFYVSIFQMNYVPEKKTMQITARIFTDDLEKALEKKSKKKIYLATPKEAPETEELLKKYLAEKVRIKINNTEKTIRFLGRETEDDVEICYLTVPVSEKINTLEVYNTVLTEIFPDQQNIIHTSVNSNKKSLLLTNSKPKELIEY